The following are encoded in a window of Gossypium raimondii isolate GPD5lz chromosome 13, ASM2569854v1, whole genome shotgun sequence genomic DNA:
- the LOC105784063 gene encoding protein METHYLENE BLUE SENSITIVITY 1 has protein sequence MTGKAKPKKHTAKEIAAKIDAATTNRGGGKAGLADRSGVEKGGHAKFECPHCKTTAPDLKTMQIHHDAKHPKLPFEESKLVNLHSTHGADSSKPRPGVRGSLKK, from the coding sequence ATGACAGGCAAAGCCAAGCCCAAGAAGCACACTGCCAAGGAAATCGCAGCCAAGATCGATGCCGCCACTACCAACCGAGGCGGTGGCAAGGCTGGATTAGCTGACCGTTCTGGGGTGGAGAAGGGTGGACATGCCAAGTTCGAGTGTCCTCACTGCAAAACAACTGCTCCAGATTTGAAGACTATGCAGATTCATCATGATGCCAAGCATCCCAAGCTTCCTTTTGAAGAATCAAAGCTTGTGAATCTTCATTCTACTCATGGTGCCGATTCTTCCAAGCCTCGTCCCGGTGTTAGGGGTAGTTTAAAAAAgtga